In the Fibrobacter succinogenes genome, CCTCCTGCCCCACAGAGGGCTCCGTGCTGATTCCCGGTGCCGGGTTCGGCTACGATGCCGAGGCTTGGGCTTTGCGTGGACATGATGTTTTGGCTGTCGATTTCGCCCCGACCGCAGTCGATGAACTGGACCATCTGAGCCGCAAGCACAAGAATCTGCGCTCTCTCGACCTTGACTTGTTCACGCTTTCGCCGAAGGACGCCAAGCGCGGTGGCCAGCAATTCGACATTATTTATGACTACGGTGCATTCTCGGCAATCCACCCGGGCCGCCGCGACGAATTCTTCGAAGTCTGCTACAAGATGATGAAGGACGATGGCGTGTTCATTTGCCTCATGTACCCG is a window encoding:
- a CDS encoding methyltransferase yields the protein MLTQNLPEFWDNLYAEGKDYWNFKKATPALLEFFKHPSCPTEGSVLIPGAGFGYDAEAWALRGHDVLAVDFAPTAVDELDHLSRKHKNLRSLDLDLFTLSPKDAKRGGQQFDIIYDYGAFSAIHPGRRDEFFEVCYKMMKDDGVFICLMYPLMNGKTMQGPPHCMSEGELMARLDGVFDIVERIKPTNSIPGREGKEEFWLMKKCL